In one Thunnus maccoyii chromosome 12, fThuMac1.1, whole genome shotgun sequence genomic region, the following are encoded:
- the LOC121907970 gene encoding serine/threonine-protein kinase pim-2-like isoform X1, whose amino-acid sequence MSLVRNVNVMSSTSTQKFMTPSSGKDRESNMNFNVRKRGREDSDVAPMKKIKVCNITQSTEPCNKVQEGVNPRKRRASHDGKMPGKKMRPSEGSVKNYTRQWGKREASVDAGTSAKRMRCSDSTSITVSTPTESISTGSSMKSSSTGSSMKSSSTGSSMKSSSTGSSIKSSSTGSSMKSISTGSSMKSSSTESITTGSSSTASSATVSSEKVIISHIFNNVSLEEQKVFELASSGSTSRAEFEDKYVQQAPIGQGGFGSVYAGFRKEDSLPVAIKHVPRDIVRRERVVCNGKVYYIILEVALMLKTAGLPGSDGQSAAISLLDWYALEHELILVLERPAYSLDLHKYLQINGGSLPEHEAKMILSQLVDAAIDMHAKGVFHRDIKLENTLIQRSPTGAPRIRLIDFGCGSFSTETSYDSFCGTRAYVPPEWFDCNAYWAHPTTVWQLGALFYSLLNGREYFTTEDFIQNHIRINSALSRDTKILLYMCLARDSMERATLQELQSFLAFTQPSPPPI is encoded by the exons ATGAGTCTCGTTCGAAACGTCAACGTCATGTCTTCTACATCTACACAAAAGTTCATGACTCCAAGTTCTGGAAAAGATCGAG AGAGCAACATGAATTTCAATgtaaggaagagaggaagggaggacaGTGATGTTGCACCTATGAAAAAGATCAAGGTTTGCAAC ATCACCCAGTCCACTGAACCCTGCAACAAGGTGCAGGAGGGTGTCAATCCAAGGAAGAGGAGGGCTAGCCATGATGGAAAGATGCCCGGGAAAAAAATGAGGCCCAGTGAAGGGTCAGTGAAGAATTATACAAGACAGTGGGGCAAGAGAGAGGCCAGTGTTGATGCTGGGACATCTGCGAAAAGGATGAGGTGTAGCGACAGCACCAGCATCACTGTGTCCACTCCCACTGAATCTATCTCTACTGGATCCAGCATGAAGTCCAGCTCTACCGGATCCAGCATGAAGTCCAGCTCTACTGGATCCAGCATGAAGTCCAGCTCTACCGGATCCAGCATAAAGTCCAGCTCTACTGGATCCAGCATGAAGTCCATCTCTACTGGATCCAGCATGAAGTCCAGCTCTACTGAATCCATCACTACTGGATCCAGCTCCACTGCATCCAGCGCTACTGTCTCCAGTGAGAAAGTGATCATCAGCCATATTTTTAACAACGTCTCACTGGAAGAGCAGAAAGTTTTTGAGCTGGCCTCCTCAGGGAGCACCAGCAGAG ctgAATTTGAAGACAAGTATGTCCAGCAAGCACCGATCGGTCAGGGAGGCTTCGGTTCAGTATATGCTGGCTTCCGTAAAGAAGATTCTTTACCA GTGGCTATCAAGCATGTACCCAGGGATATTGTGAGGCGCGAACGAGTG gtTTGCAATGGGAAGGTGTATTACATCATTCTGGAGGTGGCCCTCATGCTCAAGACTGCAGGTCTACCAGGATCAGATGGACAATCCGCTGCCATATCCCTTCTGGACTGGTACGCTCTTGAACATGAGCTAATCCTGGTTTTGGAAAGACCAGCTTACTCCCTGGACCTCCACAAGTACCTTCAAATCAACGGAGGCTCCTTGCCGGAACATGAGGCTAAG ATGATCCTGAGTCAGCTGGTGGATGCAGCCATTGACATGCACGCCAAGGGTGTCTTTCACAGGGACATCAAGTTAGAAAACACCCTGATTCAGCGTTCTCCAACTGGTGCCCCAAGAATCCGGCTGATTGATTTTGGCTGTGGCAGCTTCTCAACAGAGACATCTTACGATTCTTTCTGTG GTACCCGTGCATACGTCCCTCCAGAGTGGTTTGACTGTAACGCATACTGGGCTCATCCCACCACGGTTTGGCAGCTGGGCGCACTCTTCTATTCATTGCTGAATGGAAGAGAATATTTCACAACTGAAGACTTCATCCAGAACCACATTAGAATCAACAGTGCACTGTCCCGAG ACACCAAGATTTTGTTGTACATGTGTCTGGCCAGAGACTCAATGGAGCGTGCCACTCTGCAGGAGCTACAGTCCTTCCTTGCCTTCACACAACCCAGCCCTCCACCCATCTAA
- the LOC121907970 gene encoding serine/threonine-protein kinase pim-2-like isoform X2 → MSLVRNVNVMSSTSTQKFMTPSSGKDRESNMNFNVRKRGREDSDVAPMKKIKVCNITQSTEPCNKVQEGVNPRKRRASHDGKMPGKKMRPSEGSVKNYTRQWGKREASVDAGTSAKRMRCSDSTSITVSTPTESISTGSSMKSSSTGSSMKSSSTGSSMKSSSTGSSIKSSSTGSSMKSISTGSSMKSSSTESITTGSSSTASSATVSSEKVIISHIFNNVSLEEQKVFELASSGSTSRAEFEDKYVQQAPIGQGGFGSVYAGFRKEDSLPVAIKHVPRDIVRRERVVCNGKVYYIILEVALMLKTAGLPGSDGQSAAISLLDWYALEHELILVLERPAYSLDLHKYLQINGGSLPEHEAKMILSQLVDAAIDMHAKGVFHRDIKLENTLIQRSPTGAPRIRLIDFGCGSFSTETSYDSFCGTRAYVPPEWFDCNAYWAHPTTVWQLGALFYSLLNGREYFTTEDFIQNHIRINSALSRDTKILLYMCLARDSMERATLQELQSFLAFTQPSPPPI, encoded by the exons ATGAGTCTCGTTCGAAACGTCAACGTCATGTCTTCTACATCTACACAAAAGTTCATGACTCCAAGTTCTGGAAAAGATCGAG AGAGCAACATGAATTTCAATgtaaggaagagaggaagggaggacaGTGATGTTGCACCTATGAAAAAGATCAAG GTTTGCAACATCACCCAGTCCACTGAACCCTGCAACAAGGTGCAGGAGGGTGTCAATCCAAGGAAGAGGAGGGCTAGCCATGATGGAAAGATGCCCGGGAAAAAAATGAGGCCCAGTGAAGGGTCAGTGAAGAATTATACAAGACAGTGGGGCAAGAGAGAGGCCAGTGTTGATGCTGGGACATCTGCGAAAAGGATGAGGTGTAGCGACAGCACCAGCATCACTGTGTCCACTCCCACTGAATCTATCTCTACTGGATCCAGCATGAAGTCCAGCTCTACCGGATCCAGCATGAAGTCCAGCTCTACTGGATCCAGCATGAAGTCCAGCTCTACCGGATCCAGCATAAAGTCCAGCTCTACTGGATCCAGCATGAAGTCCATCTCTACTGGATCCAGCATGAAGTCCAGCTCTACTGAATCCATCACTACTGGATCCAGCTCCACTGCATCCAGCGCTACTGTCTCCAGTGAGAAAGTGATCATCAGCCATATTTTTAACAACGTCTCACTGGAAGAGCAGAAAGTTTTTGAGCTGGCCTCCTCAGGGAGCACCAGCAGAG ctgAATTTGAAGACAAGTATGTCCAGCAAGCACCGATCGGTCAGGGAGGCTTCGGTTCAGTATATGCTGGCTTCCGTAAAGAAGATTCTTTACCA GTGGCTATCAAGCATGTACCCAGGGATATTGTGAGGCGCGAACGAGTG gtTTGCAATGGGAAGGTGTATTACATCATTCTGGAGGTGGCCCTCATGCTCAAGACTGCAGGTCTACCAGGATCAGATGGACAATCCGCTGCCATATCCCTTCTGGACTGGTACGCTCTTGAACATGAGCTAATCCTGGTTTTGGAAAGACCAGCTTACTCCCTGGACCTCCACAAGTACCTTCAAATCAACGGAGGCTCCTTGCCGGAACATGAGGCTAAG ATGATCCTGAGTCAGCTGGTGGATGCAGCCATTGACATGCACGCCAAGGGTGTCTTTCACAGGGACATCAAGTTAGAAAACACCCTGATTCAGCGTTCTCCAACTGGTGCCCCAAGAATCCGGCTGATTGATTTTGGCTGTGGCAGCTTCTCAACAGAGACATCTTACGATTCTTTCTGTG GTACCCGTGCATACGTCCCTCCAGAGTGGTTTGACTGTAACGCATACTGGGCTCATCCCACCACGGTTTGGCAGCTGGGCGCACTCTTCTATTCATTGCTGAATGGAAGAGAATATTTCACAACTGAAGACTTCATCCAGAACCACATTAGAATCAACAGTGCACTGTCCCGAG ACACCAAGATTTTGTTGTACATGTGTCTGGCCAGAGACTCAATGGAGCGTGCCACTCTGCAGGAGCTACAGTCCTTCCTTGCCTTCACACAACCCAGCCCTCCACCCATCTAA
- the LOC121907971 gene encoding serine/threonine-protein kinase pim-2-like: MPGKKMRPSEGSVKNYTRQWGKREASVDAGTSAKRMRCSDSTSITVSTPTESISTGSSMKSSSTGSSMKSSSTGSSMKSSSTGSSMKSISTGSSMKSSSTESITTVSSEKVIISHVFNNVSLEEQKVFELASSGSTSRAEFEDKYVQQAPIGQGGFGSVYAGFRKEDSLPVAIKHVPRDIVRRERVVCNGKVYYIILEVALMLKTAGLPGSDGQSAAISLLDWYALEHELILVLERPAYSLDLHKYLQINGGSLPEHEAKMILSQLVDAAIDMHAKGVFHRDIKLENTLIQRSPTGAPRIRLIDFGCGSFSTETSYDSFCGTRAYVPPEWFDCNAYWAHPTTVWQLGALFYSLLNGREYFTTEDFIQNHIRINSALSRDTKILLYMCLARDSMERATLQELQSFLAFTQPSPPPI; this comes from the exons ATGCCCGGGAAAAAAATGAGGCCCAGTGAAGGGTCAGTGAAGAATTATACAAGACAGTGGGGCAAGAGAGAGGCCAGTGTTGATGCTGGGACATCTGCGAAAAGGATGAGGTGTAGCGACAGCACCAGCATCACTGTGTCCACTCCCACTGAATCTATCTCTACTGGATCCAGCATGAAGTCCAGCTCTACCGGATCCAGCATGAAGTCCAGCTCTACCGGATCCAGCATGAAGTCCAGCTCTACCGGATCCAGCATGAAGTCCATCTCTACTGGATCCAGCATGAAGTCCAGCTCTACTGAATCCATCACTACTGTCTCCAGTGAGAAAGTGATCATCAGCCATGTTTTTAACAACGTCTCACTGGAAGAGCAGAAAGTTTTTGAGCTGGCCTCCTCAGGGAGCACCAGCAGAG ctGAATTTGAAGACAAGTATGTCCAGCAAGCACCGATCGGTCAGGGAGGCTTCGGTTCAGTATATGCTGGCTTCCGTAAAGAAGATTCTTTACCA GTGGCTATCAAGCATGTACCCAGGGATATTGTGAGGCGCGAACGAGTG gtTTGCAATGGGAAGGTGTATTACATCATTCTGGAGGTGGCCCTCATGCTCAAGACTGCAGGTCTACCAGGATCAGATGGACAATCCGCTGCCATATCCCTTCTGGACTGGTACGCTCTTGAACATGAGCTAATCCTGGTTTTGGAAAGACCAGCTTACTCCCTGGACCTTCACAAGTACCTTCAAATCAACGGAGGCTCCTTGCCGGAACATGAGGCTAAG ATGATCCTGAGTCAGCTGGTGGATGCAGCCATTGACATGCACGCCAAGGGTGTCTTTCACAGGGACATCAAGTTAGAAAACACCCTGATTCAGCGTTCTCCAACTGGTGCCCCAAGAATCCGGCTGATTGATTTTGGCTGTGGCAGCTTCTCAACAGAGACATCTTACGATTCTTTCTGTG GTACCCGTGCATACGTCCCTCCAGAGTGGTTTGACTGTAACGCATACTGGGCTCATCCCACCACGGTTTGGCAGCTGGGCGCACTCTTCTATTCATTGCTGAATGGAAGAGAATATTTCACAACTGAAGACTTCATCCAGAACCACATTAGAATTAACAGTGCACTGTCCCGAG ACACCAAGATTTTGTTGTACATGTGTCTGGCCAGAGACTCAATGGAGCGTGCCACTCTGCAGGAGCTACAGTCCTTCCTTGCCTTCACACAACCCAGCCCTCCACCCATCTAA
- the LOC121907970 gene encoding serine/threonine-protein kinase pim-2-like isoform X3 has translation MSLVRNVNVMSSTSTQKFMTPSSGKDRENNMDFSVRKRGREDSDVAPMKKIKVCNITQSTEPCNKVQEGVNPRKRRASHDGKMPGKKMRPSEGSVKNYTRQWGKREASVDAGTSAKRMRCSDSTSITVSTPTESISTGSSMKSSSTGSSMKSSSTGSSMKSSSTGSSIKSSSTGSSMKSISTGSSMKSSSTESITTGSSSTASSATVSSEKVIISHIFNNVSLEEQKVFELASSGSTSRAEFEDKYVQQAPIGQGGFGSVYAGFRKEDSLPVAIKHVPRDIVRRERVVCNGKVYYIILEVALMLKTAGLPGSDGQSAAISLLDWYALEHELILVLERPAYSLDLHKYLQINGGSLPEHEAKMILSQLVDAAIDMHAKGVFHRDIKLENTLIQRSPTGAPRIRLIDFGCGSFSTETSYDSFCGTRAYVPPEWFDCNAYWAHPTTVWQLGALFYSLLNGREYFTTEDFIQNHIRINSALSRDTKILLYMCLARDSMERATLQELQSFLAFTQPSPPPI, from the exons ATGAGTCTCGTTCGAAACGTCAACGTCATGTCTTCTACGTCTACACAAAAGTTCATGACTCCAAGTTCTGGAAAAGATCGAG AGAACAACATGGATTTCAGTgtaaggaagagaggaagggaggacaGTGATGTTGCACCTATGAAAAAGATCAAGGTTTGCAACATCACCCAGTCCACTGAACCCTGCAACAAGGTGCAGGAGGGTGTCAATCCAAGGAAGAGGAGGGCTAGCCATGATGGAAAGATGCCCGGGAAAAAAATGAGGCCCAGTGAAGGGTCAGTGAAGAATTATACAAGACAGTGGGGCAAGAGAGAGGCCAGTGTTGATGCTGGGACATCTGCGAAAAGGATGAGGTGTAGCGACAGCACCAGCATCACTGTGTCCACTCCCACTGAATCTATCTCTACTGGATCCAGCATGAAGTCCAGCTCTACCGGATCCAGCATGAAGTCCAGCTCTACTGGATCCAGCATGAAGTCCAGCTCTACCGGATCCAGCATAAAGTCCAGCTCTACTGGATCCAGCATGAAGTCCATCTCTACTGGATCCAGCATGAAGTCCAGCTCTACTGAATCCATCACTACTGGATCCAGCTCCACTGCATCCAGCGCTACTGTCTCCAGTGAGAAAGTGATCATCAGCCATATTTTTAACAACGTCTCACTGGAAGAGCAGAAAGTTTTTGAGCTGGCCTCCTCAGGGAGCACCAGCAGAG ctgAATTTGAAGACAAGTATGTCCAGCAAGCACCGATCGGTCAGGGAGGCTTCGGTTCAGTATATGCTGGCTTCCGTAAAGAAGATTCTTTACCA GTGGCTATCAAGCATGTACCCAGGGATATTGTGAGGCGCGAACGAGTG gtTTGCAATGGGAAGGTGTATTACATCATTCTGGAGGTGGCCCTCATGCTCAAGACTGCAGGTCTACCAGGATCAGATGGACAATCCGCTGCCATATCCCTTCTGGACTGGTACGCTCTTGAACATGAGCTAATCCTGGTTTTGGAAAGACCAGCTTACTCCCTGGACCTCCACAAGTACCTTCAAATCAACGGAGGCTCCTTGCCGGAACATGAGGCTAAG ATGATCCTGAGTCAGCTGGTGGATGCAGCCATTGACATGCACGCCAAGGGTGTCTTTCACAGGGACATCAAGTTAGAAAACACCCTGATTCAGCGTTCTCCAACTGGTGCCCCAAGAATCCGGCTGATTGATTTTGGCTGTGGCAGCTTCTCAACAGAGACATCTTACGATTCTTTCTGTG GTACCCGTGCATACGTCCCTCCAGAGTGGTTTGACTGTAACGCATACTGGGCTCATCCCACCACGGTTTGGCAGCTGGGCGCACTCTTCTATTCATTGCTGAATGGAAGAGAATATTTCACAACTGAAGACTTCATCCAGAACCACATTAGAATCAACAGTGCACTGTCCCGAG ACACCAAGATTTTGTTGTACATGTGTCTGGCCAGAGACTCAATGGAGCGTGCCACTCTGCAGGAGCTACAGTCCTTCCTTGCCTTCACACAACCCAGCCCTCCACCCATCTAA